The sequence TGTAAAGAGGCAGACGCTGCTTGAACTCGTTGACTACATTTCCACTGTTTCTTCCAAGTTCAATGAGATTGTGATGCAAGAGATTACGAAGATGGTAGCTACGAATTTGTTCCGCACGTTTCCATCTTCAAACCATGATAACAAGCTCCCGGAAAACTATGACCCGGAGGATGAAGAACCCACGATGGAACCAGCATGGCCTCACCTTGAGATTGTTTATGAGTTCTTCCTGAGGTTTGTGGCTTCTTCGGAGACAGATGCCAAGCTGGCAAAGAGATATATCGACCATTCATTCGTGCTGAGGTTGCTTGACCTTTTTGATTCAGAGGACCAAAGGGAAAGGGAATACTTGAAGACAATACTCCATCGCATCTATGGGAAATTCATGGTGCACCGACCATTCATCAGGAAAGCCATAAACAACATCTTCTACCGTTTCATTTTTGAGACTGAGAAGCACAATGGGATTGCAGAACTGCTTGAGATTTTAGGCAGCATAATCAATGGGTTCGCGTTGCCACTGAAGGAAGAGCACAAGCTTTTCCTTGTGCGGGCTCTGATCCCGCTACACAAGCCCAAGTGCGTGTCTACGTATCATCAACAGCTTTCATATTGCATAACTCAATTTGTGGAGAAGGACGTAAAGTTGGCAGATACAGTGATTCGTGGTCTTTTAAAATATTGGCCTATAACTAACAGTTCAAAGGGGGTTATGTTCCTTAGTGAGTTAGAAGAAGTTCTAGAGGCTACCCAAGCAGCAGAATTCCAGCGATGCATGGTACCTTTATTCCGCCAGATTGGTCGCTGCCTCAACAGCTCACATTTCCAGGTACtgggtttaatttttatttttcaggagGTTGCGGTTCACtgctcccccctcccccctcccccctctcccctctcccctctcccctctcccctctctctttctttcagcCAGTATTTTTCCTTGCAACTCCTTGTTTTGAAATTGGGAAATCTTTCAATTGCTTTGTGGGTTGATATTAAAGTTGGCGTATTTGTATGCACAGGGACACCTGTTCAGGATAGAAACAGTGTTAGATAATAGGTTAACGATGACCATTTAGGTCTCTTATCTCCTGGATACTATGCAAGCTTcttaaatatttcaatttcaCAATTACACCTTTGGCATTGGTACCATTATCATGGAGACTTAAGAGTTAAGACTCAATAAGCTGATGAGTGGCTAAATCATGAGCTCTATTTTCTTTAAGTTTAGTTCCGCGCGGCTTGTCAATTATGAGTTGAACCTGGCCTTAATTGTAGCCTCATTTTGTGATATTAGCCTGAGCCAAGCCTGGGCTGGTACACTTTGGTCAGACTGTGAACCAATATTGTTtcctcttcaaatttttttggtagaaattgttTCCTCTTCTGATAGGTGATAGGTTTAATGTACATTAACATTTGATTAGATATGAAATATACAATCGAGGTTTACAGGAGTCAATAGAGTCTATACAAGATGTATGCCAGAAAGGAATCAAAACTCCTGCCCTGCCAGAAGCACAAAAAACAAAGATAAAGATCCAATGGAATTCAGAACAAGCATTGCTTTGAATTTAAGCAGCAATTCACCACTGAACAAGCGTATGGCCTTCTAAGGTTGTCTTGAGCACTAATATTAGAAAAGCATCGGATGGTGTGAaggtttaaatttttttctaaagaagtcGAGGAATCTATGGTAGTCGACATTACCAATATAAAGCCACAACCACATCAATCATCGCAAAAAACCTTTTACTTCTTACTGCCGATGCAGATCAACATCAAAATTGCTATGTTATAGTTGAGAAGAAGAGATTGATGAATTGGCTTATCAAGAATGACAAAGGacattctttatttatagagatgATAGcaatttcaaatataatatgTTAGGTAAGATTGAGTCATAACTCTTATCCTAAGATACAATGAATCTAGGCGGTTTAATCATCTAGTCTATCCTTAACACTCCCCTTCAAAATTGGGGCACAGATATCCCtcccttagggcccgtttgaagggttttgatggggtgggattGTTGTACGAACTTTCCCACCCCAGTGGAGTTTTAGGGTGTTTGTTGGTTGGGGTTGAAATGTGAAAaaacattaccttttctttttggcCC is a genomic window of Macadamia integrifolia cultivar HAES 741 chromosome 13, SCU_Mint_v3, whole genome shotgun sequence containing:
- the LOC122059968 gene encoding serine/threonine protein phosphatase 2A 59 kDa regulatory subunit B' gamma isoform-like isoform X1, yielding MIKQILGKLPRKPSSKSVPNDAVSNDGGVASAAPPSMNSSQGPNSRASSAPGKAPNASTGLSRTNNGASAQQSSTTNKANGGKKSSAFASQPGPLPSNAYESLPSFRDVPSSEKQNLFIRKLNMCCVVFDFTDPSKNPKEKDVKRQTLLELVDYISTVSSKFNEIVMQEITKMVATNLFRTFPSSNHDNKLPENYDPEDEEPTMEPAWPHLEIVYEFFLRFVASSETDAKLAKRYIDHSFVLRLLDLFDSEDQREREYLKTILHRIYGKFMVHRPFIRKAINNIFYRFIFETEKHNGIAELLEILGSIINGFALPLKEEHKLFLVRALIPLHKPKCVSTYHQQLSYCITQFVEKDVKLADTVIRGLLKYWPITNSSKGVMFLSELEEVLEATQAAEFQRCMVPLFRQIGRCLNSSHFQVAERALFLWNNDHIVNLITQNRKVILPIIFPPMERNTRSHWNQAVQSLTLNVKKIFTDSDPELVEECLLKFQEDEEKERETREKRESDWKRMEDVAGSRAVSNEAVLVSRFVSSLAVASSTSPRAAVGS
- the LOC122059968 gene encoding serine/threonine protein phosphatase 2A 59 kDa regulatory subunit B' zeta isoform-like isoform X2, whose amino-acid sequence is MIKQILGKLPRKPSSKSVPNDAVSNDGGVASAAPPSMNSSQGPNSRASSAPGKAPNASTGLSRTNNGASAQQSSTTNKANGGKKSSAFASQPGPLPSNAYESLPSFRDVPSSEKQNLFIRKLNMCCVVFDFTDPSKNPKEKDVKRQTLLELVDYISTVSSKFNEIVMQEITKMVATNLFRTFPSSNHDNKLPENYDPEDEEPTMEPAWPHLEIVYEFFLRFVASSETDAKLAKRYIDHSFVLRLLDLFDSEDQREREYLKTILHRIYGKFMVHRPFIRKAINNIFYRFIFETEKHNGIAELLEILGSIINGFALPLKEEHKLFLVRALIPLHKPKCVSTYHQQLSYCITQFVEKDVKLADTVIRGLLKYWPITNSSKGVMFLSELEEVLEATQAAEFQRCMVPLFRQIGRCLNSSHFQREIVLGLLV